GTTCGTCGAGCGGACGCTCGAGCCGAGCTTCGGCGACCCGCGCCTCGCGCCGCTGGAGCAGATCCACCGCTTCTTCGACCGGATCGTCGAGTCGCTGAGGGAACGCAACTGCGTCGGCGGCTGCCCGATGGGGAACCTGGCCTCCGAGCTCTCGGATGTTCATGAGGGATTCCGGCAGCGGCTCGCCGAGGTGTTTACGCTCTGGCGGGATCGAGTGAGCGGCGCTCTCCACCGGGCCCAGGTGCGCGGGGAGTTCTCGGCGCGGGCCGAGCCGACTAACGTGGCTCAGTTCATCGTGGCGGCGCTTCAGGGCGCCATCCTGATGACGAAGGTGACGAAAGAGATCACGGTCATGGAACAGTGCGCTGCCGAGCTGAAGGCACACCTGGCGCTTTACCAGGTCTCTCGTCACGAGACTTGAAGCCGACCGGGGCGTGAAAGACTTGGTCGGAAACGGGGAACCGCAATGAGTAGCCTGACGCTTAAGGAGCCTCGAGCCGCCGGCAGCGACCGCGACGCGGGGCTGGTGGAGGGTCTCCGCCGCGAGGCCCGCGAGGCGGCTGAGACCCTGGTCGCCCGCTACGGCGACCGTGTGTGGCGGCTGGCCTTCAGGATCACCGGCAACCGCGAGGACGCCGAGGAGGTGGCGCAGGACGCGCTCTGGACCGCCGCCCGGAAGATCTCGACGTTCAAGGGAGAGTCCGCCTTCGGGAGCTGGCTCTATCGGATCACGGCCAACACCGCGTACCAGAAGCTCCGGAGTCGTCGGGGGCGCGACGCGGAGATCTCCTGGGAGAGTCTCCTCCCGCACTTTGACGAGACGGGAAGGCATGCGGAGGCGCTGGAGGACTGGGCGGCGAAGGTGGACACGCCGGTCCTCCAGGGTGAGCTTCGGATCGTGCTCGGATCGGCGATGGATTCCCTGCCGCCCGACTACCGGACCGCCTTTCTGCTCCACGATGTGGACGGGCTGTCGAACCCGGAGATCGCCCGGGCGCTCGGGATCAGCCTGCCCGCCGTCAAGTCGCGCGTTCACCGGTCCCGGCTCTTTCTCCGGCAGCGCCTGGCCCGCTACATGGCGGCGAGCTGAATCCTCGGGGCCGCCGTGCCGACCGTGAAGAGCGACGCCGGCTGGCTCACCGAGTTCCGCGCGAGGTACGGGCCGTGGCTGTCGGAGGCGCGCCCGCTGCTGGAGGCCCACCAGTACGCGCAGGCCTTCAAGACCTACCCCTGGCCGACGTTCGTCTCCTCACCGTGGGCTCCGGTGCGGAAGCCCCTGTCGGAGAGCCGGCTCGCCGTCGTCACGACCGCCGGCCTCTACCGCCCCGGGATCGACGCGCCGTTCGACGGCCAGAACCCCGAAGGCGACTGGAGCTTCCGGGCCCTGCCGCGCGGCGTCGATCCCAAGGTGCTCGCCATCGCTCACCCCCACTTTCCCCACGAGGTCGCCGAGGCGGACATGAACACGATCTTCCCCCTGGAGCGGCTCGCCGAGCTGGAGGCAAGCGGGGTCATCGGCCCGCTGGCGCCCACGCACTACAGCACGATGGGGTACGTGACCCGCGCCGCTGACCTCGCGGCGGAGACCGGTCCCGCTATCGCTTCCCGGATGGAGGCCGAAGCCGTCGACGTCGCCCTCGTGATCCCCGTCTGACCGGTCTGCCACCAGTCCGGTGGACTGGTCCAGCGCGAGATCGAAGCGTGGGGGGTCCCGACGATCTCGCTCTCCAACAACCCTGCCGCCACCGCGCGCCTCAAGCCGCCGCGGTGGGCGCGCGTCCGCTTCCCCCGGGGTGCCATGCTGGGCGAGCCCGGCAACCGCGAGAAGCAGCTCGGCGTTCTCCGAGACACGCTCAGCGCGCTCGCGGCGATCCTCGATCCCGGCGGGCACGTGGAGCTGCAGTACCGTTGGGAGACCGCTCCCGTCGTGTGGCGCGGAAAGCCGCTGGTCGAGGGGTCTTACAGTTGATCCGGGGTAGGATGCGGCACGGGTGAGGGCGTGCGGGGCTCCCCGCGACGCCTTCGTTGACTTTCGCGCGAGCGCGTGGTTAGATGGGTTCGTTTAATTTCCAGCAGCTTGCGATTGGTTTGGCACAGTCGGTGAGGTGACGAGCGTGGAAGCGGTCATCGCCACGGGCGGGAAGCAGTATCGCGTCGCTCCGGGTCAGGTGGTCCGGGTCGAGCGCCTGCCCCATGCTCCGGGCGGGGCGGTGGAGTTCAACTCGGTCCTGCTCGTGAATCGGGACGGCCAGGTCGTCGCGGATCCGGACGCTCTCGCCCGCGCCAGGGTCACCGGTGAGGTGGTCGCGCACGCCAAGGGACGCAGGGTGGCCGTGGTGAAGTTCAAGCGTCGCCGGAATTACCGGCGGAACCGCGGACACCGTCAGCGGTTCACCGCCGTGCGGATCACAAAGATCGAGGTATAAGGCATGGCGCACAAGAAAGGCGTTGGCAGTTCGCTAAAGGGGATTGCGGGGAATCGGCGGCATCGAGGTATAAGGCATGGCGCATAAAAAAGGCGTCGGCAGTTCGCGGAACGGGCGCGATTCGAACCCCCAGATGCTCGGGGTGAAGCGGTTCGCGGGGCAGTTCGTCACGGCGGGGAGCATTCTGGTCCGGCAGCGCGGGACCCGCTTCAAGCCGGGCACCAACGTGGGCCTTGGCTCCGACGATACCCTGTTTGCCAGGGCCGACGGCTACGTCCGCTTCGAGCGGCGCGGCGACTCCCGGTTTGTGAGCGTCGCGACCATTCCTGCCTGATTTCCCTCCGCGCCCTTCCGAGGCCGTGATGTTCGTTGCCGAGGTTGACATCTTCGTCAAGGGCGGCGACGGAGGCGCGGGGTGCGTGAGGTTCCGCCGCGAGAAGTTCGTCCCGCGCGGCGGCCCTGACGGTGGCGACGGCGGGGATGGCGGGAGCGTCTGGTTGCTCGCCGACGAGGGGCTCTCCACTCTCCTCGATTACCACTACCAGCGCCACTACGAGGCCGGCCGGGGTGAGCACGGCAAGGGGAGCGGCAAGCACGGAGGCAGCGCGGCCGATCCCGTGCTTCGGGTTCCCGTCGGCACGGTCGTCACCATTCGCGACAGCGGCGACCGCGTGGGGGATCTGGTCGCGCCCGGGCAGCGCCTCCTGGTGGCGCGCGGCGGGCGCGGCGGACGCGGCAACGCCCGCTTCGCCACGTCGACGCACCGGGCTCCGCGACGCGCCGAACCCGGGGGGCGCGGCGAGGCGTGCTGGATTCACCTGGAGCTGAAGCTCCTTGCCGACGTGGGCGTCATCGGCTTTCCCAACGCCGGGAAATCCACGCTAGTCTCACGCGTCTCGGCGGCCACGCCGAAGATCGCCGACTACCCGTTCACCACGCTGACCCCCACGCTGGGTGTCGTCCGGGTGGACGGGAGCCGCCCGTTCGTGATCGCGGACCTGCCCGGCCTCATTCCGGGCGCCGCCGAGGGGAAAGGGCTCGGTCACCGCTTCCTCCGCCACACGGAGCGGACCCGGCTCCTCATCCACCTGA
This sequence is a window from Candidatus Rokuibacteriota bacterium. Protein-coding genes within it:
- a CDS encoding TetR family transcriptional regulator C-terminal domain-containing protein, whose translation is MALAVKSTKDDILDAASRLISVKGYHCTSLDDVLRESGVGKGNFYYYFKSKEELGYAILDRIVRGFVERTLEPSFGDPRLAPLEQIHRFFDRIVESLRERNCVGGCPMGNLASELSDVHEGFRQRLAEVFTLWRDRVSGALHRAQVRGEFSARAEPTNVAQFIVAALQGAILMTKVTKEITVMEQCAAELKAHLALYQVSRHET
- a CDS encoding RNA polymerase sigma factor, translating into MSSLTLKEPRAAGSDRDAGLVEGLRREAREAAETLVARYGDRVWRLAFRITGNREDAEEVAQDALWTAARKISTFKGESAFGSWLYRITANTAYQKLRSRRGRDAEISWESLLPHFDETGRHAEALEDWAAKVDTPVLQGELRIVLGSAMDSLPPDYRTAFLLHDVDGLSNPEIARALGISLPAVKSRVHRSRLFLRQRLARYMAAS
- the rplU gene encoding 50S ribosomal protein L21; its protein translation is MEAVIATGGKQYRVAPGQVVRVERLPHAPGGAVEFNSVLLVNRDGQVVADPDALARARVTGEVVAHAKGRRVAVVKFKRRRNYRRNRGHRQRFTAVRITKIEV
- the rpmA gene encoding 50S ribosomal protein L27; this translates as MAHKKGVGSSRNGRDSNPQMLGVKRFAGQFVTAGSILVRQRGTRFKPGTNVGLGSDDTLFARADGYVRFERRGDSRFVSVATIPA
- the obgE gene encoding GTPase ObgE, producing MFVAEVDIFVKGGDGGAGCVRFRREKFVPRGGPDGGDGGDGGSVWLLADEGLSTLLDYHYQRHYEAGRGEHGKGSGKHGGSAADPVLRVPVGTVVTIRDSGDRVGDLVAPGQRLLVARGGRGGRGNARFATSTHRAPRRAEPGGRGEACWIHLELKLLADVGVIGFPNAGKSTLVSRVSAATPKIADYPFTTLTPTLGVVRVDGSRPFVIADLPGLIPGAAEGKGLGHRFLRHTERTRLLIHLIDLDPGMGRDPVEDYGAIRDELKAYSPDLAARPELVVANKIDLPETGERRAALEGFCAAAGLPFFAVSAVTGHGVPELMGAVAARLEGRAWAKLAS